Proteins co-encoded in one Cricetulus griseus strain 17A/GY chromosome 1 unlocalized genomic scaffold, alternate assembly CriGri-PICRH-1.0 chr1_1, whole genome shotgun sequence genomic window:
- the Tlr6 gene encoding toll-like receptor 6 isoform X2: protein MVLTPWYTCCNMIRDREPIVGSFHVLCILALIVGSLVQFSDELESAVDYSNRNLTHVPKDLPPRTKALNLSQNSIQELQMSDVSILPELRALRLSHNSIQRLDFGVFKFNHELEYLDVSHNHLQNISCCPVVSLKHLDLSFNDFDVLPVYKEFGNLTKLSFLGLSATKFRHLDLLPIAHLHLSYILLGLVGYHVKDNETESLQVLNTKALHLVFHPNSLFSVQVNISVNALGCLQLSNIKLNNESCQTLITFLLELTRGPTLLNLTLYHVETTWKCLVELFQFLWLRPVEYLNIYNLTITESIQYENFNYSKTALKALTIEHITNQVFIFSKEALYSVFVKMNIRMLTIADTPFIHMLCPPDPSTFVFLNFTQNVFTDSVFQGCSTLKGLQTLILQKNGLKNLFKVALMTKNMTSLETLDVSLNSLVSHAYEGICSWSESILVLNLSSNVLTGSVFRCLPPKVKVLDLHNNRIKSIPQKVTKLEALQKLNVASNSLMDLPGCGAFSSLSVLVIEHNSVSHPSAGFFQSCQKIRSITAGNNPFQCTCELREFVKNLGQVSGEVVEGWPDSYTCDSPESVKGTPLQDFHMSPLSCDTVLLIVTIGATLLVLAVIVAFLCCCFDLPWYLRMMCQWTQTRHRARKIPIKELQRNLQFHAFVSYSEHDSAWVKNELLPNLEKDDIRVCLHERHFIPGKSIVENIIHFIEKSYKSIFVLSPHFIQSEWCHYELYFAHHNLFHKGSDNLILILLEPIPQNNIPSRYHKLRALMARRTYLEWPTEKSKHGLFWANLRASFITKLALVDEEDVKT from the coding sequence ATGGTACTGACCCCTTGGTATACCTGTTGCAACATGATCCGAGACAGAGAACCCATTGTGGGAAGTTTTCATGTTCTTTGCATCCTGGCCTTGATAGTTGGAAGCCTGGTCCAGTTCTCCGATGAACTCGAGTCTGCAGTAGACTATTCAAACAGGAACCTTACTCATGTCCCCAAAGATCTGCCACCAAGAACAAAAGCCTTAAATCTGTCTCAAAACTCTATCCAAGAGCTTCAGATGTCTGATGTCAGCATCCTGCCAGAGTTGAGGGCCCTGAGGCTCTCCCATAACAGTATCCAAAGACTTGATTTCGGTGTCTTCAAGTTCAACCATGAGTTAGAATACCTGGATGTCTCCCACAATCACTTGCAAAACATCTCTTGCTGTCCTGTGGTGAGCTTGAAGCATTTAGACCTCTCATTCAATGACTTTGATGTGTTGCCTGTATACAAGGAGTTTGGCAACTTGACGAAGCTGAGTTTCTTGGGGTTAAGCGCTACAAAGTTCAGACATCTGGATCTGCTCCCAATCGCTCACTTGCACCTAAGCTACATTCTTCTGGGATTAGTGGGTTATCATGTAAAAGACAACGAGACAGAAAGTCTTCAGGTTCTGAATACCAAGGCTCTCCATTTGGTCTTTCATCCAAATAGCTTGTTCTCTGTGCAAGTGAACATATCTGTGAATGCTTTGGGATGTTTACAACTGAGTAATATTAAATTGAATAATGAAAGCTGTCAAAcgttaattacatttttattagaacTCACCAGAGGTCCAACCTTATTAAATTTGACTCTCTACCATGTGGAAACAACCTGGAAGTGCTTGGTTGAACTTTTCCAATTCCTTTGGCTGAGGCCGGTAGAGTACCTCAACATTTACAACTTAACGATAACTGAAAGCATCCagtatgaaaattttaattactcCAAGACAGCACTGAAGGCATTGACAATAGAGCACATTACAAACCAggtttttatcttttcaaaggaGGCATTGTACTCTGTGTTTGTGAAGATGAACATTAGGATGCTGACCATCGCAGACACACCTTTTATCCATATGCTCTGCCCTCCAGACCCAAGCACGTTTGTGTTTCTGAACTTTACCCAGAATGTTTTCACGGACAGTGTTTTCCAAGGCTGCTCCACCTTAAAGGGACTGCAGACACTTATCTTACAAAAAAATGGCTTGAAGAACCTTTTCAAGGTAGCTCTCATGACTAAAAATATGACCTCTCTGGAAACTTTGGATGTTAGTTTGAATTCCTTGGTCTCTCATGCATATGAGGGAATATGCTCTTGGTCTGAGAGTATATTGGTATTAAATTTGTCTTCAAATGTACTTACTGGCTCTGTCTTCAGATGCTTGCCTCCCAAGGTCAAGGTTCTTGACcttcacaacaacagaataaaaagcaTTCCTCAAAAAGTCACTAAACTAGAAGCTCTACAGAAACTCAATGTTGCATCCAATTCTTTAATGGACCTTCCTGGATGTGGGGCCTTCAGCAGCCTTTCTGTGCTGGTCATCGAGCATAATTCAGTTTCCCATCCCTCAGCAGGTTTCTTCCAGAGCTGTCAGAAGATCAGGTCCATAACTGCGGGGAACAACCCATTCCAATGTACATGTGAGCTGAGAGAATTTGTCAAAAACTTAGGCCAAGTATCAGGAGAAGTGGTAGAGGGCTGGCCAGATTCTTACACATGTGACTCCCCAGAAAGTGTTAAGGGGACCCCACTGCAGGACTTCCATATGTCTCCATTGTCCTGTGATACTGTCCTGCTGATTGTCACCATCGGGGCCACTTTGCTGGTGCTGGCTGTCATTGTGGCTTTCCTCTGCTGCTGCTTTGATCTGCCCTGGTATCTAAGGATGATGTGTCAGTGGACACAGACCCGGCACAGGGCCAGGAAAATCCCCATAAAAGAACTCCAGAGGAATCTCCAGTTCCATGCTTTTGTCTCATACAGTGAGCATGATTCTGCCTGGGTGAAGAATGAATTACTACCAAACCTAGAGAAAGATGACATACGGGTTTGCCTCCACGAGAGGCATTTTATCCCTGGCAAGAGCATCGTGGAGAATATCATACATTTCATCGAGAAGAGCTACAAATCCATCTTTGTGTTGTCTCCCCACTTCATCCAGAGTGAGTGGTGCCATTATGAACTCTACTTTGCCCACCACAATCTCTTCCACAAAGGATCCGATAACTTAATCCTGATCTTGCTGGAACCCATTCCGCAGAACAACATTCCCAGTAGGTACCACAAGCTTCGGGCTCTCATGGCACGGAGGACTTATTTGGAATGGCCTACAGAGAAGAGCAAACATGGACTCTTTTGGGCCAACCTTAGAGCTTCTTTTATTACAAAGTTAGCATTAGTCGATGAGGAGGATGTGAAAACTTGA
- the Tlr6 gene encoding toll-like receptor 6 isoform X1, whose product MKESEASLNPPRLLASPILLPCWPTVLYLSTNKTNIYTEGLPHHLAAGIKSLNSSKNAVKMVLTPWYTCCNMIRDREPIVGSFHVLCILALIVGSLVQFSDELESAVDYSNRNLTHVPKDLPPRTKALNLSQNSIQELQMSDVSILPELRALRLSHNSIQRLDFGVFKFNHELEYLDVSHNHLQNISCCPVVSLKHLDLSFNDFDVLPVYKEFGNLTKLSFLGLSATKFRHLDLLPIAHLHLSYILLGLVGYHVKDNETESLQVLNTKALHLVFHPNSLFSVQVNISVNALGCLQLSNIKLNNESCQTLITFLLELTRGPTLLNLTLYHVETTWKCLVELFQFLWLRPVEYLNIYNLTITESIQYENFNYSKTALKALTIEHITNQVFIFSKEALYSVFVKMNIRMLTIADTPFIHMLCPPDPSTFVFLNFTQNVFTDSVFQGCSTLKGLQTLILQKNGLKNLFKVALMTKNMTSLETLDVSLNSLVSHAYEGICSWSESILVLNLSSNVLTGSVFRCLPPKVKVLDLHNNRIKSIPQKVTKLEALQKLNVASNSLMDLPGCGAFSSLSVLVIEHNSVSHPSAGFFQSCQKIRSITAGNNPFQCTCELREFVKNLGQVSGEVVEGWPDSYTCDSPESVKGTPLQDFHMSPLSCDTVLLIVTIGATLLVLAVIVAFLCCCFDLPWYLRMMCQWTQTRHRARKIPIKELQRNLQFHAFVSYSEHDSAWVKNELLPNLEKDDIRVCLHERHFIPGKSIVENIIHFIEKSYKSIFVLSPHFIQSEWCHYELYFAHHNLFHKGSDNLILILLEPIPQNNIPSRYHKLRALMARRTYLEWPTEKSKHGLFWANLRASFITKLALVDEEDVKT is encoded by the exons ATGAAGGAGTCTGAGGCAAGTCTG aatcctcctcgactcctagcctcACCGATCTtacttccctgttggccaacagtgctttatttatcaaccaataaaacaaacatatatacagaaggacttccccatcatctggctgctggaattaag AGCTTGAACTCAAGTAAAAATGCTGTGAAAATGGTACTGACCCCTTGGTATACCTGTTGCAACATGATCCGAGACAGAGAACCCATTGTGGGAAGTTTTCATGTTCTTTGCATCCTGGCCTTGATAGTTGGAAGCCTGGTCCAGTTCTCCGATGAACTCGAGTCTGCAGTAGACTATTCAAACAGGAACCTTACTCATGTCCCCAAAGATCTGCCACCAAGAACAAAAGCCTTAAATCTGTCTCAAAACTCTATCCAAGAGCTTCAGATGTCTGATGTCAGCATCCTGCCAGAGTTGAGGGCCCTGAGGCTCTCCCATAACAGTATCCAAAGACTTGATTTCGGTGTCTTCAAGTTCAACCATGAGTTAGAATACCTGGATGTCTCCCACAATCACTTGCAAAACATCTCTTGCTGTCCTGTGGTGAGCTTGAAGCATTTAGACCTCTCATTCAATGACTTTGATGTGTTGCCTGTATACAAGGAGTTTGGCAACTTGACGAAGCTGAGTTTCTTGGGGTTAAGCGCTACAAAGTTCAGACATCTGGATCTGCTCCCAATCGCTCACTTGCACCTAAGCTACATTCTTCTGGGATTAGTGGGTTATCATGTAAAAGACAACGAGACAGAAAGTCTTCAGGTTCTGAATACCAAGGCTCTCCATTTGGTCTTTCATCCAAATAGCTTGTTCTCTGTGCAAGTGAACATATCTGTGAATGCTTTGGGATGTTTACAACTGAGTAATATTAAATTGAATAATGAAAGCTGTCAAAcgttaattacatttttattagaacTCACCAGAGGTCCAACCTTATTAAATTTGACTCTCTACCATGTGGAAACAACCTGGAAGTGCTTGGTTGAACTTTTCCAATTCCTTTGGCTGAGGCCGGTAGAGTACCTCAACATTTACAACTTAACGATAACTGAAAGCATCCagtatgaaaattttaattactcCAAGACAGCACTGAAGGCATTGACAATAGAGCACATTACAAACCAggtttttatcttttcaaaggaGGCATTGTACTCTGTGTTTGTGAAGATGAACATTAGGATGCTGACCATCGCAGACACACCTTTTATCCATATGCTCTGCCCTCCAGACCCAAGCACGTTTGTGTTTCTGAACTTTACCCAGAATGTTTTCACGGACAGTGTTTTCCAAGGCTGCTCCACCTTAAAGGGACTGCAGACACTTATCTTACAAAAAAATGGCTTGAAGAACCTTTTCAAGGTAGCTCTCATGACTAAAAATATGACCTCTCTGGAAACTTTGGATGTTAGTTTGAATTCCTTGGTCTCTCATGCATATGAGGGAATATGCTCTTGGTCTGAGAGTATATTGGTATTAAATTTGTCTTCAAATGTACTTACTGGCTCTGTCTTCAGATGCTTGCCTCCCAAGGTCAAGGTTCTTGACcttcacaacaacagaataaaaagcaTTCCTCAAAAAGTCACTAAACTAGAAGCTCTACAGAAACTCAATGTTGCATCCAATTCTTTAATGGACCTTCCTGGATGTGGGGCCTTCAGCAGCCTTTCTGTGCTGGTCATCGAGCATAATTCAGTTTCCCATCCCTCAGCAGGTTTCTTCCAGAGCTGTCAGAAGATCAGGTCCATAACTGCGGGGAACAACCCATTCCAATGTACATGTGAGCTGAGAGAATTTGTCAAAAACTTAGGCCAAGTATCAGGAGAAGTGGTAGAGGGCTGGCCAGATTCTTACACATGTGACTCCCCAGAAAGTGTTAAGGGGACCCCACTGCAGGACTTCCATATGTCTCCATTGTCCTGTGATACTGTCCTGCTGATTGTCACCATCGGGGCCACTTTGCTGGTGCTGGCTGTCATTGTGGCTTTCCTCTGCTGCTGCTTTGATCTGCCCTGGTATCTAAGGATGATGTGTCAGTGGACACAGACCCGGCACAGGGCCAGGAAAATCCCCATAAAAGAACTCCAGAGGAATCTCCAGTTCCATGCTTTTGTCTCATACAGTGAGCATGATTCTGCCTGGGTGAAGAATGAATTACTACCAAACCTAGAGAAAGATGACATACGGGTTTGCCTCCACGAGAGGCATTTTATCCCTGGCAAGAGCATCGTGGAGAATATCATACATTTCATCGAGAAGAGCTACAAATCCATCTTTGTGTTGTCTCCCCACTTCATCCAGAGTGAGTGGTGCCATTATGAACTCTACTTTGCCCACCACAATCTCTTCCACAAAGGATCCGATAACTTAATCCTGATCTTGCTGGAACCCATTCCGCAGAACAACATTCCCAGTAGGTACCACAAGCTTCGGGCTCTCATGGCACGGAGGACTTATTTGGAATGGCCTACAGAGAAGAGCAAACATGGACTCTTTTGGGCCAACCTTAGAGCTTCTTTTATTACAAAGTTAGCATTAGTCGATGAGGAGGATGTGAAAACTTGA